The sequence ttaaatttaattttatacatGACActacaaaacaaaagaaaattaaatcattccaTTATCTAATGGATACTATAGAATTGTAAAGTAAATTAAAAtcttatatcaaaatataacaCGATAATATTAAATCTTTGGAAAGTGATAGGATTTCAATTAAACATATAAGTTGGTCAGAAATATAACGAAATCGTCTTTCTTATTCTTTCCCCGACCTCGCTAATAAGAAGGAATAACAAATTGGATAGAAGAAATCGTTTCAGATATTAAACCAAACAAGAGGGAGCATATTTTATTATCGAAAAATAATTTCAGACAGTTCGTAAATGTTACATTTAAAAACAACCCTACAAAATGCAAATGGTGACATCAGGTTTTGGACGGATTCAACATGTTGGATTTTACTATGTTGTTATATTCATGGAGATGGTAAGATATATCAGAATGAACCTGGACGTGTTTCTTATCTAAGGTGAGGTAAAACCTTACCGTTCTTGATTCAAACTACTCGTAAGAGCGTAAGCGagtcaaactatattttttaaaaaatatgaaaaatagagATGTTTTTGTCAATATATATCTAAATCTAAGTTTGAGTCTCAGCTCGAGCTCATAATCTATATGATAGAATTCAGATTTTCGAGTTAGCTCAAGTAACTCgatatatatatgtagaaaGATACGTGGTTTGAATATACAACCGTGATAAATGACAAACAAATGATTTGTTCGGAGAAACTCATTTATACTACAATATTCTAAAGTTTAAAAGTATCAAGTGTAGTAATCTTGAAATTGTATTATTGAGATACACTAAACTTCCTTATcacctaatttttttaaaaaaaaaaaaaattattgcaaATTTACAATTTGTCTTGCCGTTTGGTTATCAAGTTTAAACTACGTTCTTTTGTTTATGTCTTTTTATGCTATCATCGTGAGTTTCTAGGAATCCACTTCCTTACAATTCATAGGCCCAcgtaattatgtgtttaaagtccatccaattgaaTCTTTACCAGAATCAAGGCCAGATTCATATGAATTCCAAAGATTGTGtcgttttcaaaaaaaaaataaaaatttgtgtcGAAAACGAACTTTTATTCTTCATTTGTTTAATCCCATTTGAcctttattttattgaaaatgaCGCAGAATAATCCAATTACAGATGGAACCTCTCACTGGATACTTTGATATAATAAATGACAGATTAATAGCGTATGATGATCTAATTGGCCGTCAAAGGCAGTCAAAGGACATCAAACCAGTATTTTCAAAAGTGAGAGGCCACGGCTATCTATCGcgtaattattatttaaattaattcgaTATCAatattgtgatatttttttcctacggataaaaataattgtgaaatttCTTTATTCTAAATCGTAAATGAAAGATGAAGTTTGGTGTGTTAAAGAAAATtcaacaaattttatttttttgttgaactTTAATTTATAacctataaaaaattatatttcattttttaattagaattttattttaaattaaaatacccaaaaaaactatataaaaagcccaaaaaaaaaaaaaaaaagctctaACCGCCTAGGACCATCTCGTCGCCTAGGTTGGTCGACCATCATATTTTCTAGATGGTTAGCTAACGTCTAGACGACCACCTGAGCGGATTTTTAGAACATTGTGTCAAactatctttatttattttttaaaagaaaactaTCTTTATTTTAGTTGTTGTCGAACACCtatgtttttgttaatttaaaattaaataatattttgatctcttgcttttaaaaaaataatttatttaaatcaagTTTAAGGTTTATGTGTTTAAACAATCATCCAAACTTTATTGTTCTAATCGTAACAAATTAGccctcatatttttaaaattactggtatttttgacaaaaatataattaagataATTGAGATAATTTACTATAAAGTTTCTTTCCTAAAATAGTAATATCatatcatgaatcataaataaatatatattgaagaagaaaactGTACTTTCTACTTTTCTAGGTTGTATTTCACACCGCCCACATCCAAATATTATTTTCTCGCATATTTTTGGTTATGCATACTTTCTAAAAAAATAGTTGCTCCCGTAATCTCGATAAATATGCATTAGTAGATATATATAGGTAGCACAAAGAATTGGAAAACACTGAGACGAGATAAACAAAAGCAAAAAGGGACGACCTTCATTCTTGTCCAACAAAACAACACCAAGTTCTACCAGTAATCCAAACAAGAACAAGTTCCGTTCTTGAAGTGATGAAACCTGGTTCTGTCTCTTACTATAATCTCTCTCATATACATTTTCGAAAAAAGCTTAGTACAAGAATGGCAATCCACACAAACCCGGAGATTCTTTATAATCCTGATAGGTACACAAGCATCGGATTCCAGAAGAGCAAACGATATAGCTAGCCTTTCGCTGTGATACGAAAGAGCTTCTTCCCTTTCTTCATCTTCAATGTCAAACAACACGTCTCGAGTTCTTGGAAGATGACCAAATTCTTGTAACTTTTTATTCATTTCTTCGAGCTTTGAGTATATATCTTTCACTTTTGGATGACTCCTGTCACCAATGAGGAACTCATGCATTGAACCATTCACCTCAACTATGCTACTTCCAGGAGTTTTGTCAATGCCAAAACGTTTCATCAATGATCGTAGTCGATTAACATCTTCCCACCTGTTCAAAAATGCATACATATTCGATAAAAGCACATAACTCCCACTAGTTTCGGGTTCTAATTCTAGTAGTTTCCTCAATGCAATTTCACCAATATCTACATTCCCATGAACTCTAGCAGCCCCAAGCAAAGACCTCCACAAAATGGCATTAGGTTTCATAGGCATGGATAAAACTATTTCCTCAGCGTCCTCGACAAGCCCAGCTCGGCCCAGAAGATCCACTAGACAACAATAGTGCTCAATCTTAGGCTCAAGTCTATATACACTTTTCATTGACTTGAAATATTTACGTCCTTCTTCCACCAATCCTACATGCGAGCAAGCATTCATTACTGATAGTATTGTTGTGTCATCAGGGGCAAAACCCTCTCGTATCATTTTCCGAAACAAACCAAGTGCCTCATTCCCACGACCATGGATTGCAAGTCCTCTAATCATGGCATTGAAACAAAATGCATCCCTACGTGCCAACTGTCTGAACAACTGGCAAGCTAAATCAAGACAGCCAGAATTGGCATACAAAGTAATTAGTGCGGTGCCAATAAAGTgatttatgctaagattatttcTAATCACATAAACATGCGCCCAGGTACCTTGACTGAGAGCACCTATATCAGCACATGCAGTGATTAAAGCAACTAAAGATACTTCATTTGGCTCCAAAAGAGACTTTTGCATGAAGCTGAACAAACTCAAAACCTCCAGCGAAAAACCAGTATTTCCATGTATATTATCAACTAAACTAAACGTAGCATTACGTGCATAAGCTGATAGCATAGAGTTCCATGTCGCCAAATCGGGTTCCATAATTCGATTGAAAATATATCTAGCAAGACCTACTTTGCCACATCTGGAATAAAAATTAACCAGCGAAGCTTGAATGAATTTGTCGATAGGGGAACCAAGAAATTTTAAGACATGTACATGTAGGGATTTGCCTTCTTCGAGCCATTGATGGGACCCAAAAGCCTTGAAGAGTGAAGGGTAGGTGTAGTTATTTGGTTTGACACTGGCGTGAGTCAGAATGCGAGAATACATAGACAATCCAACTTGAATGTGATCTTCTCGAGTGAGGGAAGAGACAAGGGTGATATAGAGAAAGATACTAattgggttcaagaataggttgAATATGATTAATGTGTAGGTTACAGGAGCTAGAACGGAAGAAAAGTAGAGAACGCAGCTGTCAGGATATGTGTGGAGGACGAGCTAGGCCGCGGGTTGTAATCATCTGAGCACGGACTCGTTTGAAAGTATCCAATGTCTTGCATTGTCGCTATACAGGAAGAGATGAGTGCGGTCCAAGTGAATCAACCTTGCTTTTGCACATTCAGTGAGCTGCCGTCAGACAAAATATATGTGAAACATGGATGAATTTCAATGAGAAACATTAGCTATTATAAAGAATAGCGATGCAAGTT is a genomic window of Primulina huaijiensis isolate GDHJ02 unplaced genomic scaffold, ASM1229523v2 scaffold41409, whole genome shotgun sequence containing:
- the LOC140969380 gene encoding pentatricopeptide repeat-containing protein At4g21065-like gives rise to the protein MYSRILTHASVKPNNYTYPSLFKAFGSHQWLEEGKSLHVHVLKFLGSPIDKFIQASLVNFYSRCGKVGLARYIFNRIMEPDLATWNSMLSAYARNATFSLVDNIHGNTGFSLEVLSLFSFMQKSLLEPNEVSLVALITACADIGALSQACQLFRQLARRDAFCFNAMIRGLAIHGRGNEALGLFRKMIREGFAPDDTTILSVMNACSHVGLVEEGRKYFKSMKSVYRLEPKIEHYCCLVDLLGRAGLVEDAEEIVLSMPMKPNAILWRSLLGAARVHGNVDIGEIALRKLLELEPETSGSYVLLSNMYAFLNRWEDVNRLRSLMKRFGIDKTPGSSIVEVNGSMHEFLIGDRSHPKVKDIYSKLEEMNKKLQEFGHLPRTRDVLFDIEDEEREEALSYHSERLAISFALLESDACVPIRIIKNLRVCVDCHSCTKLFSKMYMREIIVRDRTRFHHFKNGTCSCLDYW